From the genome of Nicotiana sylvestris chromosome 2, ASM39365v2, whole genome shotgun sequence, one region includes:
- the LOC104216879 gene encoding 3beta-hydroxysteroid-dehydrogenase/decarboxylase-like, which produces MGEGEEKWCVVTGGRGFAARHLVEMLIRYEIYHVRIADLGPSIKLEPAEEKGILGQALQSGRAVYVSMDLRNKSRVLKACEGAEVVFHMAAPDSSINNHQLHYSVNVQGTQNIIDACIELKVKRLIYTSSPSVVFDGVHGILNGDESLPYPAKHNDFYSATKAEGEALIIKSNGTKGLLTCCIRPSSLFGPGDRLLVPSLVAAAKAGKSKFIIGDGNNMYDFTYVENVAHAHVCAERALASGGAVAEKAAGNAYFVTNMEPIKFWEFVSLILEGLGYDRPSIKIPASVMMPIAHLVELTYKLFAPFGMKVPQLTPSRIRLLSRSRTFSCSKASDRIGYTPIVPLQEGLRRTIESYPHLRAEHGQGKEGPSKSSASLWMFFLMVVFSLLILSILGTISPWILFGIGIAAAFVVFFICDKRKKK; this is translated from the exons ATGGGTGAAGGAGAAGAGAAATGGTGTGTGGTGACTGGTGGAAGAGGCTTTGCTGCTCGGCATTTAGTGGAAATGCTGATTCGTTATGAAATCTATCATGTCCGCATTGCTGATTTGGGTCCATCCATTAAACTTGAGCCTGCTGAGGAAAAGGGTATACTTGGTCAAGCCCTGCAATCAGGCCGTGCTGTATATGTATCCATGGATCTTCGTAACAAATCCCGAGTCCTCAAAG CTTGTGAAGGAGCTGAGGTTGTCTTCCACATGGCTGCTCCAGATTCATCAATCAACAACCACCAGCTCCACTATTCAGTTAATGTGCAAG GAACCCAGAATATAATTGATGCTTGCATTGAGCTGAAAGTGAAAAGACTTATTTACACCAGCTCTCCCAGTGTGGTGTTTGATGGAGTTCATGGAATTCTAAATGGGGATGAATCACTGCCATATCCTGCTAAG CATAATGATTTCTACTCTGCAACCAAAGCTGAAGGAGAGGCACTTATTATCAAGTCAAATGGTACCAAAGGGTTGCTGACATGCTGCATTAGACCTAGCAGTCTTTTTGGCCCTGGTGATAGGCTGCTCGTTCCTTCACTAGTTGCAGCTGCAAAGGCAGGAAAATCAAAG TTCATTATTGGTGATGGCAACAACATGTATGATTTCACTTACGTGGAGAATGTAGCACATGCTCATGTGTGTGCAGAACGAGCTCTAGCATCAGGAGGAGCAGTTGCAGAGAAAGCTGCTGGGAAT GCATATTTTGTCACGAACATGGAGCCCATTAAGTTTTGGGAGTTTGTCTCACTTATTCTTGAAGGTCTTGGCTATGACAG GCCAAGTATTAAGATTCCTGCATCTGTTATGATGCCAATTGCACATTTGGTGGAGCTGACTTATAAGCTGTTCGCTCCTTTTGGAATGAAGGTCCCACAGCTAACTCCTTCAAGAATCAGACTCCTATCTCGCAGCAGAACATTTAGTTGTTCAAAAGCAAGTGATCGAATAGGATACACACCTATTGTCCCACTTCAG GAGGGCCTTAGGAGGACAATTGAGTCATATCCACATTTGAGAGCTGAACATGGGCAAGGAAAGGAAGGTCCTTCTAAATCATCTGCATCTCTTTGGATGTTCTTCCTCATG GTGGTTTTCTCTCTATTAATTCTAAGCATCCTCGGCACCATTTCACCATGGATTTTGTTCGGCATAG GAATCGCAGCTGCCTTTGTTGTGTTCTTTATATGTgacaaaaggaagaagaaatag